One part of the Parasphingorhabdus sp. SCSIO 66989 genome encodes these proteins:
- the addA gene encoding double-strand break repair helicase AddA produces the protein MSGSGSLFSLVDDQRAAVVPQDTIWLSASAGTGKTQVLTSRVFRQLLTPGVRPENILCLTFTKAAAAEMAERISTQLAKWVQADDTELAKDLSAINADIGPKTLARARTLFAAVLDAPGGGIAIQTIHSFCQSLLASFPVEAGIAPGFAALDEMERSELTEDALTNLLIDAEQARDEGLFDTVKELALSLGEERFMAFLQRCAARPDLWKHPDRPLGPIIRRGLGLDENDSLESLAQSLRQGAVSDHLLSAMHSANAAWNTKTGQGICDTIIRWQSADGEARLAMLDDLAQCVLKKDGEPRKISSGQLKADGNYESYAYALIEEISAVLEKRALIALAERTIPALELGRRFGSAFDSRKRRDGVLDFDDMIRNAADLLRDSSMAEWIRYKLDRRFDHILVDESQDTNALQWQIVAGLTSDFFAGEGAAQKHRTLFTVGDFKQAIYSFQGTNPINYEAAKIRFSQVISQSERRMQQLSLARSFRSAQKMLDFVDACLDHLGAEALHLPEPSPPHKGQNFPGSVTLWSAIGADQEDAADLAVGDDVEGWLSEPDRQLADNVANQVRVWLDSGLQLNKGKTPRRATPGDIMILLRKRGDLARLIVARLYARGIPVAGIDRLRVGQPLAVRDMCAAARFTLQPHDDLNLANLLVSPLIGWNHEQLDRAADRPFGLSLWRHLGQTLAEDVRALTQLHALLAMADYDTPYGFFEQLLSGSMQGRAKLIARLGPECLDPLDEFLAIAQGFERDHHPTMQNFLHWFEASDTEIKREVKGSDEVRVMTVHGAKGLQAPIVILADSATDPDASPTNAIDLKVKDEFGELLTLPLLPVPKAERFGPVAEAYREEEDLAKAEHWRLAYVAMTRAEERLYLAGTANGRTGMVAPDSWHALAAEVMGTQDIVPKDDAIWGQNWHFGDPEQFIQSTAQSGSTEVIHAASNLLEWTTRSAPEEARPPRPLAPSSLGEDEWASPPIDTPAMRKAAERGKLLHSLFERLPEIAPDSRAERAGSWLARRASDFTDAERADMVALVLSILNAPEFAPIFGPGSRAEVPLAVPVGSHVISGTIDRLLIADDAITAIDFKTGRNPPENVDAIPKAHLRQMAAYRLALQHIYPERDVRIGLLYTATAKMLWLDETILSDITKEWV, from the coding sequence GTGAGCGGTTCTGGTTCTCTCTTTTCACTGGTCGATGATCAGCGCGCGGCTGTGGTGCCGCAGGATACCATCTGGCTCAGCGCATCTGCGGGAACCGGTAAGACACAGGTGCTTACCTCGCGGGTTTTCCGACAGTTATTGACTCCCGGAGTACGCCCGGAAAACATCCTCTGCCTGACCTTTACCAAAGCAGCGGCTGCGGAAATGGCCGAGCGTATCAGTACCCAGCTGGCGAAATGGGTGCAGGCTGATGATACCGAGCTGGCCAAAGATTTAAGTGCGATCAACGCCGATATCGGCCCGAAAACCCTGGCGCGCGCACGGACATTATTTGCCGCTGTACTTGATGCACCAGGCGGCGGCATTGCGATCCAGACGATTCACAGCTTCTGCCAGTCGCTGCTCGCCAGCTTCCCGGTAGAGGCGGGCATAGCCCCCGGCTTTGCCGCGCTGGACGAAATGGAACGCAGCGAACTCACCGAAGATGCGCTGACCAATTTGCTTATCGATGCCGAGCAGGCGCGTGATGAGGGGCTGTTTGATACAGTCAAGGAACTGGCGCTATCGCTGGGTGAAGAGCGCTTTATGGCGTTTCTGCAACGCTGTGCGGCGCGGCCGGATTTATGGAAACATCCTGACAGACCCCTCGGCCCGATTATCCGGCGCGGGCTGGGGTTGGATGAAAATGACAGTTTGGAAAGTCTTGCGCAATCGCTGAGGCAAGGTGCTGTCTCAGATCACCTGCTTTCTGCAATGCATAGTGCTAACGCTGCATGGAACACCAAGACCGGGCAGGGGATTTGCGACACCATTATCCGCTGGCAGAGCGCTGATGGTGAGGCGCGTCTCGCCATGCTGGATGATCTGGCGCAATGTGTTCTGAAAAAGGACGGCGAGCCGCGCAAAATCAGTTCCGGCCAGCTCAAAGCTGACGGCAACTATGAATCCTATGCCTATGCGCTCATTGAAGAAATAAGCGCAGTTCTGGAGAAGCGCGCCCTTATTGCTCTGGCGGAACGCACAATCCCCGCATTGGAGCTGGGCCGCCGTTTCGGTTCCGCCTTTGACAGCCGCAAGCGCCGCGATGGTGTACTCGATTTTGACGATATGATCCGCAATGCCGCCGATCTGCTGCGCGACAGCAGCATGGCCGAATGGATACGCTACAAGCTCGACCGGCGTTTTGACCATATTCTCGTCGATGAATCGCAGGATACCAATGCGCTGCAATGGCAGATTGTCGCCGGACTGACCTCGGACTTCTTTGCTGGTGAAGGTGCTGCGCAGAAGCATCGCACCTTGTTTACCGTCGGGGATTTCAAACAGGCGATTTACAGCTTTCAGGGCACTAATCCGATCAATTATGAAGCCGCGAAGATCCGCTTTTCGCAAGTGATCAGCCAGTCTGAACGGCGGATGCAGCAATTGTCTCTGGCGCGCAGCTTCCGTTCGGCGCAGAAGATGCTGGACTTTGTCGATGCCTGTCTTGACCATCTTGGCGCAGAGGCCTTGCATCTGCCCGAGCCGTCTCCACCGCATAAGGGGCAGAATTTCCCAGGCAGCGTCACCCTATGGTCGGCCATAGGTGCGGATCAGGAGGATGCGGCCGATCTGGCTGTCGGCGATGATGTTGAGGGCTGGCTGTCCGAACCTGATCGGCAATTGGCGGACAATGTCGCCAATCAGGTGCGTGTCTGGCTGGATAGCGGGCTGCAGTTGAACAAAGGCAAGACCCCGCGCCGCGCAACGCCGGGCGACATCATGATCCTGCTGCGCAAACGTGGCGATCTGGCGCGGCTGATTGTTGCACGGCTTTATGCGCGCGGCATCCCGGTGGCTGGGATTGACCGGCTGCGTGTCGGCCAACCCCTGGCGGTGCGCGATATGTGCGCGGCGGCGCGCTTCACGCTGCAGCCGCATGATGATCTTAATCTCGCCAATCTGCTGGTGTCACCGCTGATAGGCTGGAACCATGAGCAGTTGGATAGAGCCGCGGACCGGCCTTTCGGTCTCTCGTTATGGCGACATCTTGGCCAGACTCTGGCTGAGGATGTCAGGGCATTGACGCAGCTTCACGCGCTGCTCGCCATGGCCGATTATGACACGCCCTATGGCTTTTTCGAGCAACTATTGAGCGGATCAATGCAGGGCAGGGCAAAGCTGATCGCGAGGCTTGGCCCGGAATGTCTTGACCCGCTCGACGAATTTTTGGCGATTGCACAGGGCTTTGAGCGCGATCATCACCCGACAATGCAGAACTTCCTGCACTGGTTTGAGGCATCGGATACCGAGATTAAACGTGAGGTGAAGGGCAGCGACGAAGTGCGGGTAATGACTGTGCACGGGGCGAAGGGCCTGCAAGCGCCGATTGTTATTCTTGCTGACAGCGCCACTGATCCCGATGCGTCGCCGACCAATGCTATTGATCTGAAGGTAAAGGATGAGTTTGGCGAACTGCTGACTTTACCCTTGCTACCTGTCCCAAAGGCGGAGCGTTTCGGGCCGGTTGCAGAGGCGTATCGGGAAGAGGAAGACCTAGCCAAAGCTGAGCATTGGCGGCTTGCCTATGTGGCGATGACGCGCGCGGAAGAGCGGCTGTATCTGGCGGGCACGGCCAATGGTCGCACCGGCATGGTGGCACCCGATAGCTGGCACGCTTTGGCAGCTGAGGTTATGGGCACACAGGACATAGTGCCTAAAGACGATGCGATCTGGGGACAGAATTGGCATTTTGGCGATCCTGAGCAGTTTATCCAAAGTACAGCCCAGAGCGGATCGACTGAGGTGATACATGCGGCCAGTAATCTGCTCGAATGGACAACACGTTCCGCACCAGAGGAAGCACGTCCACCGCGACCATTGGCGCCTTCATCTCTCGGTGAGGATGAATGGGCCTCACCGCCGATTGACACTCCGGCGATGCGTAAAGCGGCGGAACGCGGCAAATTACTACACTCACTGTTTGAAAGATTGCCGGAAATCGCGCCTGATAGTCGCGCTGAACGTGCCGGATCATGGCTTGCACGTCGCGCATCGGATTTCACCGATGCAGAGCGCGCAGATATGGTGGCTCTGGTTCTATCGATCCTAAACGCGCCGGAATTTGCACCGATATTCGGTCCCGGATCGCGCGCGGAGGTGCCTTTGGCGGTGCCGGTGGGCAGCCATGTTATCAGCGGTACGATTGATCGGTTGTTGATCGCGGATGACGCTATAACTGCGATTGATTTCAAAACCGGGCGCAACCCGCCGGAGAATGTGGACGCCATTCCCAAGGCCCATTTGCGGCAAATGGCGGCCTACCGGTTGGCACTGCAGCATATTTACCCGGAGCGTGATGTGCGTATCGGCCTGCTCTATACCGCGACCGCAAAAATGCTGTGGCTGGATGAAACCATCCTGTCTGACATCACGAAAGAATGGGTATAG